In Bosea sp. (in: a-proteobacteria), one DNA window encodes the following:
- the trpE gene encoding anthranilate synthase component I, whose amino-acid sequence MQPLQAFEHFAELYETGAPQLLRQVLVGDCETPVAAFLKLRHATTGPAFLLESVEGGAVRGRYSMIGLEPDLIWRCHHGKASLCRPALGESFLADPRPAFESLRALLAESAVPEAEGLPPMASGVFGYLGYDMVRLMERLPEPKETGTGVPDAILTRPTLMVVFDAVRDEIHVVTPVRHVPGVDARHAYERAQERLEAVVKALEGPLPAEAAIDIASLPEPRTVSNTSEADYLAMVARAKDYIRAGDIFQVVLSQRFEAPFVLPPFALYRALRRVNPSPFLCYLDFGDFQIVCSSPEILVRLRGDTVTIRPLAGTRRRGATQAEDEALAAELLADPKERAEHLMLLDLGRNDVGRVAEIGTVKVTDSFSVERYSQVMHIVSNVEGRIDPRHDSLSALIAGFPAGTVSGAPKVRAMEIIDELEHDARGAYAGCIGYFGANGEMDTCIVLRTAVVKDGRMHVQAGAGIVYDSNPASEQEECINKSKALFRAAEEAIRFAARSGRGQ is encoded by the coding sequence ATGCAGCCGCTCCAGGCGTTCGAGCATTTCGCTGAGCTCTACGAGACCGGCGCGCCGCAGCTCCTGCGGCAGGTGCTGGTCGGCGATTGCGAGACGCCGGTCGCAGCCTTCCTGAAGCTGCGCCACGCCACGACCGGCCCGGCCTTCCTGCTCGAATCGGTCGAGGGCGGCGCCGTGCGCGGCCGCTACTCGATGATCGGGCTGGAGCCCGACCTGATCTGGCGCTGCCATCATGGCAAAGCGTCGCTCTGCCGCCCGGCGCTGGGCGAGAGCTTCCTCGCCGATCCGCGTCCGGCTTTCGAGAGCCTGCGCGCGCTGCTCGCGGAGAGCGCCGTTCCGGAGGCCGAGGGGCTGCCGCCGATGGCGTCCGGCGTGTTCGGCTATCTCGGCTACGACATGGTGCGGCTGATGGAGCGCCTGCCCGAGCCGAAGGAGACCGGCACCGGCGTGCCCGACGCCATCCTGACGCGGCCGACGCTGATGGTGGTGTTCGATGCGGTGCGCGACGAGATCCATGTCGTCACCCCGGTCCGCCACGTGCCGGGCGTCGACGCGCGCCACGCCTATGAACGGGCGCAGGAGCGGCTGGAGGCTGTGGTGAAGGCGCTCGAAGGCCCCCTCCCCGCCGAGGCGGCCATCGATATCGCCAGCCTGCCGGAGCCCAGGACGGTCTCGAACACCAGCGAGGCCGACTATCTCGCGATGGTGGCGAGAGCGAAGGACTACATCCGCGCCGGCGACATCTTCCAGGTCGTGCTGTCGCAGCGCTTCGAGGCGCCCTTCGTCCTGCCGCCCTTCGCGCTCTACCGGGCGCTGCGGCGGGTCAACCCGTCGCCCTTCCTCTGCTATCTCGATTTCGGCGATTTCCAGATCGTCTGCTCGAGCCCGGAGATCCTGGTCCGGCTCAGGGGCGACACCGTCACGATCCGGCCGCTCGCCGGGACGCGGCGGCGCGGCGCGACCCAGGCCGAGGACGAGGCTCTCGCCGCCGAGCTTCTGGCCGATCCGAAGGAGCGGGCCGAGCACCTGATGCTGCTCGATCTCGGGCGCAACGATGTCGGCCGCGTCGCCGAGATCGGCACGGTCAAGGTGACCGATTCCTTCTCCGTCGAGCGCTACAGCCAGGTGATGCACATCGTCTCGAATGTGGAGGGCAGGATCGACCCGCGCCACGATTCGCTCTCCGCGCTCATCGCCGGCTTCCCGGCCGGGACGGTCTCGGGCGCGCCGAAGGTCAGGGCGATGGAGATCATCGACGAGCTGGAGCACGACGCGCGCGGCGCCTATGCCGGCTGCATCGGCTATTTCGGCGCCAATGGCGAGATGGACACCTGCATCGTGCTGCGCACGGCGGTCGTCAAGGACGGGCGCATGCATGTCCAGGCCGGAGCCGGCATCGTCTACGATTCGAACCCGGCCTCCGAGCAGGAGGAATGCATCAACAAGTCCAAGGCCCTGTTCCGCGCCGCCGAGGAAGCGATCCGCTTCGCCGCCCGCAGCGGGCGCGGGCAGTAG
- a CDS encoding peptidylprolyl isomerase — translation MMMMQGIRKAGQGFFGKLVIAVMFGFLILSFAIWGVGDIFTGYGRNAVATVGKTEIGLEQMRSAYQNEIQNLIRQQRRQISPEMARALGLDRQVLSRLITEATLDQAAQRLGLAVSDETIRNLIFDDPSFRDAAGQFSSARFNDLLRSNGYSEQSYVALQRTTILRRQLSELIVGGLTAPLALQEQGNRLRNEKRAITFARMPASAAGEIAAPSEDQLKSFFNDRKAMFRAPEFRTADILSITAETLADPSKVSDAETRARYEAIKGQRFTAAETRTVQQIPFPNAEEAQAAKAKIDGGDSFDEIATERNVAFADLTLGTFTREQMVDPAVREAAFALEEGDVSAPVAGAFGTVLLRVTKVEAAHVRPFEEVAAEVRQELATSRAAARVTELHDKIEDQRASARPLAEIAKELGLALRSAGPMNAALGRPDGSREEALPGGDATLQAIFRSDIGVDNEAIRLPRDSGYVWFDVTKIDPARERSFEEVKAEVEKQWRVDETATRLSDKARALVERLDKGESFDVVAASAGLTIETAADLARQGERPELPGTVVAQVFGTLAGKGGSAAGADGGRILFRVDSATVPPYVRTTQEAGEFERLLSSSVSEDILLQYVAKRQAELGVSINEAAFRNATGGAQN, via the coding sequence ATGATGATGATGCAGGGCATCCGCAAGGCGGGACAGGGCTTCTTCGGGAAGCTCGTCATCGCCGTCATGTTCGGCTTCCTCATCCTCTCCTTCGCGATCTGGGGCGTCGGCGACATCTTCACCGGCTATGGCCGCAACGCGGTGGCGACGGTCGGCAAGACCGAGATCGGCCTCGAGCAGATGCGCTCGGCCTATCAGAACGAGATCCAGAACCTGATCCGCCAGCAGCGCCGGCAGATATCGCCCGAGATGGCGCGCGCGCTCGGCCTCGACCGGCAGGTGCTGTCGCGCCTGATCACCGAGGCGACGCTCGACCAGGCGGCGCAGCGCCTGGGGCTTGCGGTCTCCGACGAGACCATCCGCAACCTGATCTTCGACGACCCGTCCTTCCGCGACGCCGCCGGCCAGTTCTCCTCGGCGCGGTTCAACGATCTCCTGCGCTCCAACGGCTATAGCGAGCAGAGCTATGTCGCGCTCCAGCGCACGACGATCCTGCGCCGGCAGCTCTCGGAGCTGATCGTGGGCGGCCTCACCGCGCCGCTCGCCTTGCAGGAGCAGGGCAACCGCCTGCGCAACGAGAAGCGCGCCATCACCTTCGCCCGGATGCCGGCGAGCGCCGCCGGCGAGATCGCCGCGCCGAGCGAGGATCAGCTCAAGAGCTTCTTCAACGATCGCAAGGCGATGTTCCGCGCGCCGGAATTCCGCACGGCCGACATCCTCTCGATCACGGCCGAGACGCTGGCCGACCCTTCCAAGGTCTCCGACGCGGAGACCAGGGCCCGCTACGAGGCGATCAAGGGGCAGCGCTTCACCGCCGCCGAGACGCGCACCGTGCAGCAGATCCCCTTCCCCAACGCCGAGGAGGCGCAGGCCGCCAAGGCCAAGATCGATGGCGGCGACAGCTTCGACGAGATCGCGACCGAGCGCAACGTCGCCTTCGCCGACCTGACGCTGGGCACCTTCACCCGCGAGCAGATGGTCGACCCCGCCGTGCGCGAGGCCGCCTTCGCGCTCGAGGAAGGCGACGTCAGCGCGCCTGTCGCCGGCGCCTTCGGCACGGTGCTGCTGCGCGTGACCAAGGTCGAGGCCGCGCATGTGCGCCCCTTCGAGGAGGTCGCGGCCGAGGTCAGGCAGGAGCTGGCGACGAGCCGCGCCGCCGCCCGGGTCACCGAGCTGCACGACAAGATCGAGGACCAGCGCGCCTCCGCCCGCCCGCTCGCCGAGATCGCCAAGGAGCTTGGCCTGGCGCTGCGCAGCGCCGGGCCGATGAACGCCGCCCTCGGCCGCCCCGACGGCTCCCGCGAGGAGGCCCTGCCCGGCGGCGACGCGACGCTGCAGGCGATCTTCCGCTCCGATATCGGCGTCGACAACGAGGCGATCCGGCTTCCCCGCGATTCCGGCTATGTCTGGTTCGACGTCACCAAGATCGATCCGGCGCGCGAGCGCAGCTTCGAGGAGGTCAAGGCCGAGGTCGAGAAGCAATGGCGCGTCGACGAGACCGCCACGCGGCTGTCCGACAAGGCGCGCGCGCTCGTCGAGCGCCTCGACAAGGGCGAGAGCTTCGATGTGGTCGCGGCCTCCGCCGGGCTGACCATCGAGACGGCGGCCGATCTTGCCCGGCAGGGTGAGCGCCCGGAGCTGCCGGGCACGGTCGTCGCCCAGGTCTTCGGCACGCTCGCCGGCAAGGGCGGCTCGGCCGCCGGCGCGGATGGCGGGCGTATCCTGTTCAGGGTCGATTCGGCCACCGTCCCGCCTTACGTCCGGACCACGCAGGAGGCCGGCGAGTTCGAGCGGCTGCTGTCGTCGAGCGTGAGCGAGGACATCCTGCTGCAATATGTCGCCAAGCGGCAGGCAGAGCTCGGCGTCAGCATCAACGAGGCGGCGTTCCGCAACGCGACCGGCGGGGCGCAGAATTGA
- the tpiA gene encoding triose-phosphate isomerase, translated as MTRSIKPLVAGNWKMNGLKADLAIAAEVAKGYDGPLKQAVDLAICPPASLLFAASAALIGARIATGGQDCSPQEAGAFTGEVSAAMLADAGAAFCIVGHSERRTLHGETNATVKAKAEAAQKALLVPIVCVGETKDEREAGKALAVVKKQLRGSVPEGATPATLVVAYEPVWAIGTGLTPTAADVAEMHEAIRAELGRLLGRQAAAGVRLLYGGSVKPSNAAELMNVVNVDGALVGGASLKAGEFLAIARACAT; from the coding sequence GTGACGCGCAGCATCAAGCCGCTTGTGGCGGGAAACTGGAAGATGAACGGCCTGAAGGCCGACCTCGCCATCGCGGCCGAGGTGGCGAAGGGCTATGACGGGCCGCTGAAGCAGGCCGTCGACCTCGCCATCTGCCCACCCGCCAGCCTGCTCTTCGCGGCGAGCGCGGCGCTGATCGGCGCGCGCATCGCGACCGGTGGCCAGGATTGCAGCCCGCAGGAGGCCGGCGCCTTCACCGGCGAGGTTTCCGCCGCGATGCTGGCCGATGCCGGGGCGGCATTCTGCATCGTCGGCCATTCCGAGCGCCGCACGCTGCACGGCGAGACCAACGCCACGGTCAAGGCCAAGGCGGAAGCCGCGCAGAAGGCGCTGCTGGTGCCGATCGTCTGCGTCGGCGAGACGAAGGACGAGCGCGAGGCCGGCAAGGCGCTCGCCGTCGTCAAGAAGCAGCTGCGCGGCTCGGTGCCCGAGGGCGCGACGCCTGCGACGCTCGTCGTCGCCTATGAACCGGTCTGGGCGATCGGCACGGGGCTGACGCCGACCGCCGCCGACGTCGCCGAGATGCACGAGGCGATCCGCGCGGAACTGGGCCGCCTGCTCGGCAGGCAGGCCGCCGCCGGCGTGCGCCTGCTCTATGGCGGTTCGGTCAAGCCCTCGAACGCCGCCGAGCTGATGAACGTCGTAAACGTCGACGGAGCGCTGGTCGGCGGCGCCAGCCTCAAGGCCGGGGAATTCCTGGCGATCGCCCGGGCCTGCGCCACCTGA
- the secG gene encoding preprotein translocase subunit SecG — protein sequence MQHVLIVIHLIIVVALVGVVLLQRSEGGGLGMGSGGGGGVGGFMTGRGQANALTRATAILAGLFFLTSIILAVMANTGRTQRSILDGAPATSAPAVPGAPAGPSAPNAGGGVLDQLRQMQNQNQGGAQPPTPAAPQQ from the coding sequence ATGCAGCACGTTCTCATCGTCATCCATCTGATCATCGTCGTCGCGCTCGTCGGCGTCGTGCTCCTGCAGCGCTCCGAAGGCGGCGGCCTCGGCATGGGCTCCGGCGGGGGCGGCGGCGTCGGCGGCTTCATGACCGGCCGCGGCCAGGCCAACGCTCTGACGCGGGCGACCGCGATCCTCGCAGGTCTGTTCTTCCTGACCTCGATCATCCTGGCGGTGATGGCCAATACCGGCCGCACCCAGCGCTCGATCCTCGACGGCGCGCCCGCGACCTCGGCCCCGGCCGTGCCCGGCGCGCCGGCAGGGCCGAGCGCCCCCAATGCGGGCGGCGGCGTCCTCGACCAGTTGCGCCAGATGCAGAACCAGAACCAGGGCGGCGCCCAGCCGCCGACGCCGGCAGCGCCGCAGCAGTAG
- a CDS encoding CTP synthase — translation MTRYVFITGGVVSSLGKGLAAAALAALLQARGHTVRLRKLDPYLNVDPGTMSPYQHGEVFVTDDGAETDLDLGHYERFTGRPCNRGDNITTGRIYMDILTKERRGDYLGATIQVVPHVTNAIKEFVLTGNEGYDFTLVEIGGTVGDIESLPFLESIRQISQQLPRGQCIFVHLTLLPYIPTAGELKTKPTQHSVAELRSIGIQPDILLCRTDREIPHEERRKLALFCNVRETAVIEARDVASIYDVPLSYHAEGLDNEVLAAFGMDAGPEPDVSNWQRISERVKNPEGEVTIAVVGKYTGMKDAYKSLIEALTHGGIANNVKVNLDWIESEVFEKEDPAPFLEHVDGILVPGGFGHRGAEGKIKAATFARQRRVPYFGICFGMQMAVIEAARSLAGIEGANSTEFGPTPEPVVGLMTEWMRGNELEERAANGNLGGTMRLGAYASTLAAGSKIAGIYGTTEISERHRHRYEVNMGYRERLEAKGMRFSGLSPDGLLPETVEYPDHPWFIGVQYHPELKSRPFEPHPLFASFIEAAKVQSRLV, via the coding sequence ATGACGCGGTATGTATTCATCACCGGCGGCGTGGTGTCCTCGCTCGGCAAGGGTCTTGCTGCGGCGGCTCTCGCCGCCCTCCTGCAAGCGCGCGGCCACACGGTGCGCCTGCGCAAGCTCGATCCTTACCTCAACGTCGATCCGGGCACGATGAGCCCGTATCAGCACGGCGAGGTCTTCGTCACCGACGACGGCGCCGAGACCGATCTCGACCTCGGCCATTACGAGCGCTTCACCGGCCGGCCCTGCAACCGGGGCGACAACATCACCACCGGCCGCATCTACATGGACATCCTCACCAAGGAGCGGCGCGGCGACTATCTCGGCGCCACCATCCAGGTCGTCCCGCACGTCACCAACGCGATCAAGGAATTCGTCCTCACCGGCAACGAGGGCTACGACTTCACCCTGGTCGAGATCGGCGGCACGGTCGGCGACATCGAGAGCCTGCCCTTCCTCGAATCGATCCGCCAGATCAGCCAGCAACTGCCGCGCGGCCAGTGCATCTTCGTGCATCTGACGCTCCTGCCCTATATCCCGACCGCCGGCGAGCTGAAGACCAAGCCGACCCAGCATTCGGTCGCCGAGCTGCGCTCGATCGGCATCCAGCCCGACATCCTGCTCTGCCGCACCGACCGCGAGATCCCGCACGAGGAGCGCCGCAAGCTCGCGCTGTTCTGCAATGTGCGGGAGACCGCGGTGATCGAGGCCCGCGACGTCGCCTCGATCTACGACGTGCCGCTCTCCTACCATGCCGAGGGGCTCGACAACGAGGTGCTCGCCGCCTTCGGCATGGACGCCGGGCCCGAGCCGGACGTCTCCAACTGGCAGCGCATCTCCGAGCGCGTGAAGAACCCCGAGGGCGAGGTCACCATCGCCGTCGTCGGCAAATACACCGGCATGAAGGACGCCTATAAGTCCCTGATCGAGGCGCTGACCCATGGCGGCATCGCCAACAACGTCAAGGTCAACCTCGACTGGATCGAGTCGGAGGTGTTCGAGAAGGAGGACCCGGCCCCCTTCCTCGAGCATGTCGATGGCATCCTGGTGCCCGGCGGCTTCGGCCATCGCGGCGCCGAGGGCAAGATCAAGGCGGCGACCTTCGCCAGGCAGCGCAGGGTGCCGTATTTCGGCATCTGCTTCGGCATGCAGATGGCGGTGATCGAGGCGGCGCGCTCGCTCGCCGGCATCGAGGGCGCCAATTCGACCGAGTTCGGCCCGACGCCGGAGCCGGTCGTCGGCCTGATGACCGAATGGATGCGCGGCAACGAGCTGGAGGAGCGCGCGGCGAACGGCAATCTCGGCGGCACCATGCGGCTCGGCGCTTATGCCTCGACGCTCGCGGCCGGCTCGAAGATCGCCGGGATCTACGGCACGACCGAGATTTCCGAGCGCCACCGGCACCGCTACGAGGTCAATATGGGCTATCGCGAGCGGCTGGAAGCGAAGGGCATGCGCTTTTCCGGCCTGTCGCCGGACGGCCTCCTGCCCGAGACGGTCGAGTATCCGGACCACCCCTGGTTCATCGGCGTGCAGTATCACCCGGAGCTGAAATCGCGCCCCTTCGAGCCGCACCCGCTCTTCGCCAGCTTCATCGAGGCGGCCAAGGTCCAGAGCCGCCTGGTCTGA
- a CDS encoding VOC family protein, with protein sequence MPAPASTPRGLDHLVIGVRDLDAAGSFYEKLGFSVGARNRHPWGTENRIVQFPGSFLELIAIADAAAIPPHGERRFSFGAFVREALAGQGEGLSMLVLESTDAKADAATFKALGIGDFEPFFFERRGRRPDGSDVRVAFELAFAADPRAPECGFFVCQQLEPQNFWNPEFQRHPNGASALTAAVMLAEEPAFHRAFLSAFSGGAEVLEGNEDYVLALPRGRIDVLDPEAAQGAYHVEPDTTPARFLGFCVSVPDLDAVAERLTTAELPFQCSDERLFVPAEAAFGCMVAFEQG encoded by the coding sequence ATGCCTGCACCAGCCTCAACGCCCCGCGGCCTCGACCATCTCGTCATCGGCGTCCGCGATCTCGACGCCGCCGGCAGCTTCTACGAGAAGCTCGGCTTCAGCGTCGGCGCCCGCAACCGCCATCCCTGGGGCACCGAGAACCGGATCGTGCAGTTCCCCGGCTCCTTCCTCGAGCTGATCGCGATCGCCGACGCAGCCGCCATCCCGCCGCATGGCGAGCGCCGCTTCTCCTTCGGCGCCTTCGTCCGCGAGGCGCTGGCCGGTCAGGGCGAGGGGCTGTCGATGCTGGTCCTGGAAAGCACCGACGCCAAGGCTGACGCCGCCACCTTCAAGGCGCTGGGCATCGGCGATTTCGAGCCCTTCTTCTTCGAGCGCCGGGGCAGGCGGCCGGACGGCAGCGATGTCCGCGTCGCCTTCGAGCTCGCCTTCGCCGCCGATCCGCGCGCGCCGGAATGCGGCTTCTTCGTCTGCCAGCAGCTCGAGCCGCAGAATTTCTGGAACCCGGAGTTCCAGCGGCATCCGAACGGGGCGAGCGCGCTCACCGCCGCCGTGATGCTGGCCGAGGAGCCCGCCTTCCACCGCGCCTTCCTGTCGGCTTTCAGCGGCGGCGCCGAGGTGCTGGAAGGCAATGAGGATTACGTGCTCGCCTTGCCGCGCGGGCGCATCGACGTGCTCGATCCCGAGGCGGCGCAGGGCGCCTATCATGTCGAGCCGGATACGACGCCGGCCCGCTTCCTCGGTTTCTGCGTCTCGGTGCCCGATCTCGATGCCGTGGCGGAGCGCCTGACCACGGCCGAGCTGCCGTTCCAGTGCAGCGACGAGCGGCTCTTCGTGCCGGCCGAGGCGGCCTTCGGCTGCATGGTGGCCTTCGAGCAGGGGTGA
- a CDS encoding glucan biosynthesis protein, with amino-acid sequence MSKPLNRRQFLEGAGSGALLLSLAGPGAAQAPTGAASFNIPALMDGQRFDPAVVVDVARLLAQRPMIALNANDLPEGYASLPADQYAAIRMQPGATVWAGENRGFTVEPLHRGHIFSNPVSLFTIEEGTVRRIGFDRGKFDYGRVAPPPANLDLQFSGMRITAGLERPFEVAVFQGGTFFRALARGQNFGAMARALILRPGETRGEELPFFRAFWIERPSPAVGSLVIHGLLDSESVVGAVRMTLRPGDVTFVDVEMTLFARQALDHVGFGCASATFLSGPQSRRVFDDIRPSIGEVSGVQMRSGAGEWIYRPVNNPATLQVSSFVDENPKGFGLVQRERDPAAFQDDEQRFELRPSIWIEPLGDWGAGSVQLIEIPSDSEPNKNIIMYWRPKQPLAAGSETALSYRQAWCWQPPERPELAIAVRSRQGKGSQGRRRRFIVDFTGERLADPALVAATRATITAQPGAVHGIRLWSYPERKLMRVGFEVDPGNENLSELRLVLRAGEEPVSETWLNRWTW; translated from the coding sequence ATGTCGAAACCCTTGAATCGCAGGCAGTTTCTGGAGGGGGCAGGCAGCGGCGCGTTGCTGCTCTCGCTGGCGGGCCCCGGCGCCGCACAGGCTCCGACCGGCGCGGCCTCCTTCAACATCCCCGCCCTCATGGACGGACAGCGTTTCGATCCCGCGGTCGTGGTCGACGTGGCGCGGCTTCTGGCTCAGCGCCCGATGATCGCGCTCAACGCCAACGACCTGCCGGAAGGCTATGCTTCCCTGCCCGCCGACCAATATGCCGCGATCCGGATGCAGCCGGGCGCCACGGTCTGGGCCGGCGAGAATCGCGGCTTCACCGTCGAGCCCCTGCATCGCGGCCATATCTTCTCCAATCCGGTCAGCCTGTTCACGATCGAGGAGGGCACGGTGCGTCGCATCGGCTTCGATCGCGGCAAGTTCGATTACGGGCGCGTCGCGCCGCCTCCGGCCAATCTCGACCTGCAATTCTCCGGCATGCGGATCACGGCCGGGCTCGAGCGGCCCTTCGAGGTCGCGGTCTTCCAGGGCGGGACCTTCTTCCGCGCCCTGGCGCGCGGCCAGAACTTCGGGGCGATGGCGCGCGCGCTGATCCTGCGACCCGGCGAGACGCGCGGCGAGGAACTGCCGTTCTTCCGGGCCTTCTGGATCGAGAGGCCGAGCCCGGCGGTCGGCTCGCTGGTGATTCACGGCCTGCTCGATTCCGAAAGCGTCGTCGGCGCCGTGCGGATGACGCTCAGGCCCGGCGACGTCACCTTCGTCGACGTCGAGATGACGCTGTTCGCGCGACAGGCGCTGGATCATGTCGGCTTCGGCTGCGCCAGCGCCACCTTCCTGTCGGGCCCGCAGAGCCGGCGCGTCTTCGACGACATCAGGCCGTCGATCGGCGAAGTCTCCGGCGTGCAGATGCGCTCGGGCGCGGGCGAATGGATCTACCGGCCGGTCAACAACCCGGCGACCTTGCAGGTCTCCTCCTTCGTCGACGAGAACCCCAAGGGCTTCGGGCTGGTGCAGCGCGAGCGCGACCCCGCCGCCTTCCAGGACGACGAGCAGCGCTTCGAGCTCCGGCCGAGCATCTGGATCGAGCCCCTCGGCGACTGGGGTGCCGGCTCGGTCCAGCTCATCGAGATCCCGAGCGATTCGGAGCCGAACAAGAACATCATCATGTACTGGCGGCCGAAGCAGCCGCTCGCGGCCGGCAGCGAGACGGCGCTGAGCTATCGCCAGGCCTGGTGCTGGCAGCCGCCGGAGCGCCCGGAGCTGGCGATCGCCGTCCGCTCGCGGCAGGGCAAGGGCTCGCAGGGACGCCGGCGGCGCTTCATCGTCGACTTCACCGGCGAGAGGCTCGCCGATCCCGCCCTCGTCGCCGCGACGCGGGCGACGATCACGGCCCAGCCCGGCGCCGTCCACGGCATAAGGCTGTGGTCCTATCCTGAGCGCAAGCTGATGCGCGTCGGCTTCGAGGTCGACCCCGGCAACGAGAATCTGTCGGAGCTGAGGCTCGTCCTGCGCGCGGGCGAGGAGCCCGTCTCCGAGACCTGGTTGAACCGATGGACCTGGTGA
- the glmS gene encoding glutamine--fructose-6-phosphate transaminase (isomerizing) yields MCGIVGILGKEAVATQVVEALRRLEYRGYDSAGVATLEGGKLARRRAEGKLRNLEIRLSNEPLAGMIGIGHTRWATHGKPNETNAHPHATPKLAVVHNGIIENFRELRAELEGDGYIFETQTDTEIVAHLVTRELDRGKSPVEAVALSLPRLNGAFALAFLFQGEEDLLIGARKGSPLAVGIGEGEMYLGSDALALAPFTNLIAYLEEGDWVVLHRKGATFYDRSNAPVERRAQRVAAGAFLVEKGNHRHFMAKEIYEQPEVVGHTLTQYLDMAEGTVRLPFGSEIDWKTLSRLSVSACGTAYYAGLTAKYWFEKLARLPVEIDVASEFRYREAPLPDDGLALFVSQSGETADTLASLRYAKREKQTVLSVVNVPTSTIARESDAVAPTLAGPEIGVASTKAFTCQLTALACLALAAGRGRGTLTPQEEAAHVASLIALPGLIARALTLEPQIEQLAHRLSRAKDVLYLGRGTSFPLALEGALKLKEISYIHAEGYPAGELKHGPIALIDEDMPVIVVAPHDALFEKTASNMQEVAARGGRIILITDAKGAAAAGIVPEATIVMPDMDPLFAPIVYALPIQMIAYQTAVFMGKDVDQPRNLAKSVTVE; encoded by the coding sequence ATGTGCGGCATCGTCGGGATTCTGGGCAAGGAAGCAGTCGCGACGCAGGTCGTCGAGGCGCTGCGGCGGCTGGAATATCGCGGCTACGATTCCGCCGGCGTCGCGACGCTCGAGGGCGGCAAGCTCGCCCGTCGCCGCGCCGAGGGCAAGCTCAGGAACCTCGAGATCCGCCTGTCGAACGAGCCGCTCGCCGGCATGATCGGCATCGGCCACACCCGCTGGGCGACCCATGGCAAGCCCAACGAGACCAACGCCCATCCGCACGCGACGCCGAAGCTCGCGGTCGTCCATAACGGCATCATCGAGAATTTCCGCGAGCTGCGCGCCGAACTCGAAGGCGATGGCTACATCTTCGAAACCCAGACCGATACCGAGATCGTCGCCCATCTCGTCACCCGCGAGCTCGATCGCGGCAAGTCGCCGGTCGAGGCGGTGGCCTTAAGCCTGCCGCGCCTCAACGGCGCCTTCGCGCTCGCCTTCCTGTTCCAGGGCGAGGAAGATTTGCTGATCGGCGCCCGCAAGGGCTCGCCGCTGGCGGTCGGCATCGGAGAGGGCGAGATGTACCTCGGCTCGGACGCGCTGGCGCTCGCCCCCTTCACCAATCTCATCGCCTATCTGGAGGAGGGCGACTGGGTCGTGCTCCACCGCAAGGGCGCGACCTTCTACGACAGGAGCAACGCGCCGGTGGAGCGCCGCGCCCAGCGCGTCGCCGCCGGCGCCTTCCTGGTCGAGAAGGGCAATCACCGCCACTTCATGGCCAAGGAGATCTACGAGCAGCCGGAGGTCGTCGGCCATACGCTGACGCAGTATCTCGACATGGCCGAGGGCACGGTGCGCCTGCCCTTCGGGAGCGAGATCGACTGGAAGACGCTGTCGCGGCTCTCCGTCTCCGCCTGCGGCACCGCCTATTATGCCGGGCTGACGGCGAAATACTGGTTCGAGAAGCTCGCCCGCCTGCCGGTCGAGATCGATGTCGCCTCGGAGTTCCGCTACCGCGAGGCGCCGTTGCCGGACGACGGGCTCGCGCTCTTCGTCTCGCAATCGGGCGAGACCGCAGACACGCTGGCGAGCCTGCGCTATGCGAAGCGGGAGAAGCAGACCGTCCTCTCGGTCGTGAACGTGCCGACCTCCACCATCGCCCGCGAGAGCGACGCCGTCGCGCCGACGCTCGCCGGCCCCGAGATCGGCGTCGCCTCGACCAAGGCCTTCACCTGCCAGCTGACCGCGCTGGCGTGCCTGGCGCTCGCCGCCGGCCGCGGGCGCGGCACGCTGACGCCGCAGGAGGAGGCGGCCCATGTCGCCAGCCTGATCGCGCTGCCCGGCCTGATCGCCAGGGCGCTTACGCTCGAGCCGCAGATCGAGCAGCTCGCGCACAGGCTCTCACGGGCCAAGGACGTGCTCTATCTCGGGCGCGGCACGAGCTTCCCGCTCGCGCTGGAAGGCGCCTTGAAGCTAAAGGAAATCAGCTACATCCACGCAGAAGGTTATCCGGCGGGTGAACTGAAGCACGGCCCGATCGCGCTGATCGACGAGGACATGCCCGTCATCGTCGTCGCGCCCCATGACGCGCTGTTCGAGAAGACCGCCTCCAACATGCAGGAGGTCGCGGCGCGCGGCGGCCGCATCATCCTGATCACCGATGCGAAGGGTGCCGCCGCCGCCGGCATCGTGCCGGAGGCGACGATCGTGATGCCGGACATGGACCCGCTCTTCGCCCCGATCGTCTATGCGCTGCCGATCCAGATGATCGCCTACCAGACGGCCGTCTTCATGGGCAAGGACGTCGACCAGCCGCGCAACCTGGCGAAATCCGTCACGGTGGAGTGA